From a region of the Plodia interpunctella isolate USDA-ARS_2022_Savannah chromosome 13, ilPloInte3.2, whole genome shotgun sequence genome:
- the lwr gene encoding SUMO-conjugating enzyme UBC9-A has translation MSGIASARLAEERKAWRKDHPFGFVARPMKNPDGSLNLMTWECAIPGKKGTPWEGGLYKLRMIFKDDYPSSPPKCKFEPPLFHPNVYPSGTVCLSLLDEEKDWRPAITIKQILLGIQDLLNEPNVKDPAQAEAYTIYCQNRLEYDKRVRAQARAMAATE, from the exons ATGTCGGGTATTGCAAGTGCACGTCTGGCTGAAGAGAGAAAAGCTTGGCGCAAAGACCATCCTTTT gGATTTGTTGCAAGACCTATGAAAAACCCCGATGGCTCACTAAATCTTATGACTTGGGAGTGCGCCATTCCCGGAAAGAAGGGG ACTCCATGGGAAGGTGGCTTATATAAATTACGTATGATTTTCAAAGATGACTATCCATCAAGTCCTCCAAAGTGCAAGTTTGAGCCACCCTTGTTCCACCCCAATGTGTATCCTTCCGGCACAGTTTGCTTGTCGCTACTGGATGAGGAGAAAGACTGGCGTCCTGCTATCACAATAAAACAGATCCTCCTGGGCATTCAGGACCTACTCAATGAACCTAATGTAAAAGATCCAGCACAAGCTGAAGCATACACAATTTACTG CCAAAATCGGCTAGAGTACGACAAGAGAGTGCGAGCGCAGGCGCGCGCAATGGCTGCTACAGAGTGA